In the genome of Paenibacillus pabuli, one region contains:
- a CDS encoding carbohydrate ABC transporter permease, whose protein sequence is MRQYSSLRRNLTGYAFISPFIIGFLGFTLIPMFVSLYMSFTSYNLFTSPRWIGLDNYTKMFFDDPKYWNSVKVTFLYVFIGVPLRLIFALFVAMILNTGSRMVGTYRTLYYLPSIIGGSVAVSIMWRNLFSNEGVINSALTAIGIGPISWFGDPNASLVMLISLSVWQFGSSMLIFLAGLKNISPEMYEAAGVDGANPIRKFFGITLPLLSPIILFNLIMQTIGAFMTFVPAYIISKGEGGPMDGTMLYSLYLFRQAFMFNNMGYASAMAWIMLIMIGILTVAVFLTSKFWVFYESEGGK, encoded by the coding sequence TTGAGGCAATATTCGTCGTTGCGCAGAAACCTGACCGGGTATGCTTTTATTAGTCCTTTTATCATCGGTTTTCTGGGCTTTACGCTTATTCCGATGTTTGTATCCCTATACATGTCGTTTACGAGTTATAACCTGTTCACTTCCCCGCGGTGGATCGGGCTGGACAACTACACGAAAATGTTTTTTGATGATCCGAAGTATTGGAACTCAGTTAAAGTAACGTTTCTGTATGTGTTCATCGGTGTGCCTCTCAGGCTGATCTTCGCACTTTTTGTAGCGATGATCCTGAATACGGGCTCCCGTATGGTCGGAACGTATCGTACCTTGTACTACTTGCCATCCATTATCGGTGGCAGTGTAGCCGTGTCAATTATGTGGCGTAATCTTTTCAGTAATGAAGGTGTAATTAACAGTGCATTAACGGCAATCGGAATCGGACCAATCAGCTGGTTTGGTGATCCGAATGCTTCTCTGGTTATGCTGATCTCGTTATCTGTTTGGCAGTTCGGATCTTCGATGCTCATCTTCCTCGCCGGTCTGAAAAATATTTCTCCCGAGATGTACGAAGCAGCAGGTGTGGATGGTGCCAACCCGATACGCAAATTCTTTGGGATCACCTTGCCGCTGCTCAGTCCAATTATTCTGTTCAATCTGATTATGCAAACGATCGGTGCATTCATGACCTTTGTACCTGCATATATCATCTCTAAAGGCGAGGGCGGTCCAATGGATGGTACGATGCTTTACTCGCTGTATCTGTTCCGTCAGGCATTTATGTTTAACAACATGGGTTATGCTTCGGCCATGGCCTGGATCATGCTTATTATGATCGGTATACTCACAGTCGCGGTGTTCCTGACATCCAAGTTCTGGGTGTTTTATGAATCCGAAGGAGGGAAGTAA
- a CDS encoding rhamnogalacturonan acetylesterase: MEAAAESGKEAVTHWKFNFGPDSGSAGEIEGYLQVSSSTAYEEQGGYGFESGSLVYEKQRLSDDDISSYTSRANDGKQEQSNVSARLRSSFCIPLKASFIVDVPDGTYQVLLITGDESAETITRVKAGEGRLMLPTIRTLPGQCAEVRFSVVVRGGKLRLSFSGPAPRINALEITLANQTMTVFLAGDSTVTDQPESGYPYCGWGQLLPAQFKHDVAVDNHAQSGRSSRSFINEGRLDAILEKIKPEDFLFIQFGHNDEKPGPDRGTEPFTTYKEYLKKYIDAAREAKACPVLVTPVHRRYFADDGTLTDTHGDYIVAVRELAEEEGVPLIDLAERSRILFEQAGIEGSKEDFMWVLPGEYVNFPAGVEDNTHFQERGARRLATQVAEAIRELRLQPLQMYLR, translated from the coding sequence GTGGAGGCAGCGGCAGAGAGCGGTAAAGAGGCCGTTACCCACTGGAAGTTCAATTTTGGACCGGACTCTGGCAGTGCAGGTGAGATCGAGGGTTATTTGCAAGTGTCTTCCAGCACCGCATATGAAGAACAGGGAGGATACGGTTTTGAATCCGGCTCCCTTGTATATGAGAAGCAACGGCTAAGTGATGACGATATATCATCGTATACCAGTAGAGCAAACGATGGCAAACAAGAGCAGTCCAATGTGTCTGCCCGATTGCGTTCAAGCTTTTGCATTCCGCTCAAGGCATCTTTCATTGTAGATGTACCCGATGGAACCTATCAGGTCTTGTTAATTACAGGGGACGAAAGCGCGGAGACGATAACCAGAGTCAAGGCCGGAGAAGGCAGGCTGATGCTGCCAACCATTCGTACACTTCCTGGGCAATGTGCGGAGGTTCGATTCTCGGTTGTGGTTCGTGGCGGAAAGCTCAGACTATCCTTCTCCGGTCCCGCGCCGCGGATTAATGCATTGGAGATCACGCTTGCCAATCAGACGATGACAGTATTTCTCGCTGGTGATTCTACCGTGACGGATCAGCCGGAGAGTGGATATCCATACTGCGGCTGGGGCCAGCTGTTGCCCGCACAGTTCAAACATGATGTTGCTGTAGATAATCATGCCCAGTCTGGCCGCAGCTCCCGAAGTTTCATCAATGAAGGCAGATTGGATGCCATTCTTGAGAAGATTAAGCCGGAAGATTTTTTGTTTATTCAATTTGGACATAACGATGAGAAGCCGGGCCCTGACCGGGGAACGGAGCCTTTCACAACATATAAGGAATATCTGAAAAAGTATATCGATGCCGCCCGCGAAGCCAAGGCTTGTCCGGTGCTGGTTACGCCGGTGCATCGGCGCTACTTCGCTGATGACGGCACATTGACCGACACCCATGGCGATTATATCGTCGCCGTGCGTGAGCTGGCGGAGGAGGAAGGAGTGCCGCTGATCGATCTGGCTGAGCGAAGCCGCATCCTGTTCGAGCAAGCGGGTATTGAAGGCAGCAAGGAGGATTTCATGTGGGTGCTGCCGGGTGAGTACGTGAACTTCCCAGCAGGCGTGGAGGATAACACGCACTTTCAGGAGCGCGGTGCCCGTCGCCTCGCCACGCAGGTGGCGGAAGCCATCCGCGAGCTGCGACTGCAGCCGCTGCAAATGTATTTGAGGTGA
- a CDS encoding sensory rhodopsin transducer, translated as MAQDQTNTSAHKTSSTATGHTYWVIPDGYIPPDSSGSLESHESICVLNTGTVDAELQITIYFEDREPLEDILAEVPARRTKHIRTASLRSGEQLIPPGVPYAITVSSNVPVIVQYSRLDTTQPELALMSVMAFPLR; from the coding sequence ATGGCTCAGGATCAGACGAACACTTCAGCACATAAAACATCTTCCACAGCGACAGGTCACACCTACTGGGTGATCCCCGATGGCTACATTCCACCGGACAGCTCGGGCTCACTGGAGAGCCATGAGAGCATCTGTGTATTAAATACAGGCACAGTGGATGCAGAGTTGCAAATAACGATTTACTTTGAAGACAGAGAGCCGCTCGAAGACATCTTGGCCGAGGTTCCTGCACGGAGAACAAAGCATATCCGGACAGCGTCGCTGAGATCGGGTGAGCAGCTTATCCCTCCGGGAGTACCCTATGCCATTACCGTCTCCAGCAATGTTCCTGTTATCGTCCAGTACAGTCGTCTGGATACAACGCAGCCTGAACTGGCACTCATGAGTGTTATGGCGTTTCCATTGAGATAA
- a CDS encoding carbohydrate ABC transporter permease produces MVWRNVKWPIYHLFVAALALLMLYPVLWMLFSSFKESRTIFVTAESLFPTEWIWSNYADGWKGAGGRPFMDYITNSLVIVIISTIGAVLSSSLIAFGFARLNFKGRNFWFSLMMLTLMLPHDVVLVPQYIIFTKLGWLNTILPIVVPTFFGMPFFIFLMVQFIRTIPKELDEAATIDGCNKFRLYVQIIMPLIKSSLATAAIFSFYWRWEDLLGPVLYLNSPDKYTVSMALKMFLDSESASNWGAMFAMSIVSLVPVVAVFFIFQKQIVQGMSTSGLKG; encoded by the coding sequence ATGGTTTGGAGAAATGTGAAATGGCCCATCTATCACCTGTTCGTTGCAGCTTTGGCCCTCCTGATGCTCTATCCCGTTCTATGGATGCTTTTCAGCTCATTCAAAGAAAGTCGTACCATTTTCGTAACTGCCGAGTCCTTGTTCCCTACGGAATGGATCTGGAGTAACTATGCGGATGGCTGGAAAGGTGCAGGCGGAAGACCGTTTATGGATTACATCACCAACTCGCTCGTTATAGTAATTATCTCAACGATTGGTGCAGTATTATCTTCATCACTGATTGCCTTTGGTTTTGCGAGACTCAACTTCAAAGGACGTAACTTTTGGTTCTCCCTGATGATGTTGACTCTGATGCTGCCGCATGACGTTGTACTTGTACCCCAATATATTATCTTCACGAAGCTTGGCTGGTTGAATACCATTCTGCCAATTGTTGTACCTACGTTCTTCGGGATGCCGTTCTTCATCTTCCTGATGGTTCAATTTATTCGTACGATTCCGAAAGAGCTGGATGAGGCCGCTACTATTGATGGATGTAACAAATTCAGGTTGTATGTACAGATTATAATGCCGCTCATCAAGTCATCACTCGCAACAGCAGCCATCTTCTCCTTCTACTGGAGATGGGAGGATCTGCTCGGTCCAGTGCTTTATCTGAACTCGCCGGATAAATATACCGTTTCGATGGCACTGAAAATGTTCCTGGACAGTGAGTCTGCCTCCAACTGGGGAGCCATGTTCGCCATGTCCATCGTCAGTCTGGTTCCGGTTGTAGCTGTGTTCTTTATTTTCCAGAAACAAATTGTACAGGGCATGAGCACCAGCGGATTGAAAGGATAA